The Flavobacterium faecale genome has a segment encoding these proteins:
- a CDS encoding PSP1 domain-containing protein — protein sequence MACTSCSTSDGGAPKGCKNNGTCGTDSCNKLTVFDWLSNMSLPSGEAPFDCVEVRFKNGRKEFYRNTEKLTLSIGDIVATVASPGHDIGIVTLTGELVRVQMKKKGVSPTSNEVPKIYRKASQKDIDIWSTARDKEEPMKVRARELAIQHKLEMKISDIEFQGDGSKATFYYTANDRVDFRLLIKDFAKEFSTRVEMKQVGFRQEAARLGGIGSCGRELCCSTWLTDFRSVNTSAARYQQLSLNPQKLAGQCGKLKCCLNYELDTYMDALKGFPDFDTRLVTEKGDAVCQKQDIFKGLMWFAYTSNYANWHVLKIDKVREIVAENKQKIKVSALEDYAIEIIQEVEKDFNNAMGQESLTRFDQPKKKKKPTRKPRPAAEKIGADNLIRPAAETKQNQPNQPNQPNQQKPAGKKPARSNNNKKPNNNTNGGTNPNANKPAPKAENNPNPQPRKPIIITKNENKK from the coding sequence ATGGCATGTACAAGTTGTTCAACTTCTGATGGTGGTGCACCAAAGGGTTGTAAAAATAATGGGACTTGCGGCACCGATAGCTGCAACAAATTAACAGTTTTTGATTGGCTTTCGAATATGAGTTTACCTTCTGGAGAAGCTCCTTTTGATTGTGTTGAAGTACGTTTTAAAAACGGCCGTAAAGAATTTTACCGAAATACTGAAAAACTAACATTGAGCATAGGAGATATCGTTGCAACCGTAGCCTCTCCTGGACATGATATTGGAATCGTTACTTTGACCGGCGAATTAGTTCGTGTTCAAATGAAGAAAAAAGGCGTGAGCCCAACTAGTAACGAAGTTCCGAAAATCTACAGAAAAGCATCTCAAAAAGATATTGATATTTGGTCTACAGCGAGAGACAAAGAAGAGCCAATGAAAGTTCGTGCGCGTGAACTTGCCATTCAACACAAGTTAGAAATGAAAATTTCTGATATTGAATTTCAAGGTGATGGATCGAAAGCGACTTTTTATTACACTGCCAATGATCGTGTCGATTTTAGACTTTTGATCAAAGATTTCGCCAAAGAATTCAGTACAAGAGTAGAAATGAAGCAAGTAGGCTTCCGTCAAGAAGCTGCTCGTTTAGGAGGAATCGGCTCTTGCGGTAGAGAACTATGCTGTTCTACTTGGTTAACCGATTTTAGAAGTGTAAATACCTCGGCAGCGCGTTACCAACAACTTTCGCTAAACCCACAAAAATTAGCGGGTCAATGTGGAAAACTAAAATGTTGTTTGAATTACGAACTAGATACTTATATGGATGCCTTGAAAGGTTTCCCAGATTTTGATACCCGTTTGGTTACCGAAAAAGGAGATGCTGTTTGTCAAAAACAAGACATTTTTAAAGGATTGATGTGGTTTGCTTACACCAGCAACTACGCAAACTGGCATGTATTAAAAATTGACAAAGTGCGCGAAATCGTGGCAGAAAACAAGCAAAAAATTAAAGTTTCTGCACTAGAGGATTATGCTATTGAAATCATTCAAGAGGTTGAAAAAGATTTCAATAATGCCATGGGACAAGAGAGCCTTACTCGTTTTGACCAGCCGAAGAAAAAGAAAAAACCAACCAGAAAACCAAGACCAGCAGCCGAAAAAATTGGTGCTGACAACTTGATTAGACCGGCTGCAGAAACAAAACAAAACCAGCCGAACCAGCCGAACCAGCCGAACCAACAAAAACCGGCAGGAAAAAAACCGGCGCGTTCGAATAACAATAAAAAACCGAACAATAATACAAACGGTGGTACCAATCCAAATGCTAACAAACCTGCTCCAAAAGCAGAAAACAACCCGAACCCACAACCAAGAAAACCGATAATCATTACTAAAAATGAGAATAAAAAATAG
- a CDS encoding gliding motility lipoprotein GldH, whose product MRIKNSFLLLLMAISLFSCDKKRVFDEYKSVGSAWHKDSIVSFDLPELDSTKTYDLFINLRDNNNYPYNNLFLIVTLEKPNGYTKVDTLEYEMAAADGSLLGDGFTDIKESKLFYKEGVRFRGKYKLNIKQAVRESGKVPGVTELEGVTDIGLRIEKKD is encoded by the coding sequence ATGAGAATAAAAAATAGTTTTTTATTGCTTTTAATGGCTATCTCTCTTTTTTCATGTGATAAGAAGAGAGTTTTTGACGAATACAAATCAGTGGGAAGTGCGTGGCATAAGGACAGTATTGTTTCTTTTGATTTACCCGAATTGGATTCTACTAAGACTTATGATCTTTTTATAAATCTAAGAGACAATAACAATTATCCTTATAACAATTTATTCCTGATTGTCACTTTAGAAAAACCAAATGGATACACCAAAGTTGACACGCTAGAATATGAAATGGCAGCAGCAGACGGAAGCCTACTAGGTGATGGATTTACTGACATAAAAGAAAGTAAGCTATTTTATAAAGAAGGAGTTCGCTTTCGCGGAAAATACAAATTAAACATTAAGCAAGCAGTTCGAGAATCTGGAAAAGTTCCAGGAGTCACTGAACTTGAAGGCGTTACAGACATTGGATTAAGAATAGAAAAAAAAGATTAG
- a CDS encoding penicillin-binding protein 1A — MATKKNNTTNTDYKRYTRTFWKFFFYGIGGIAAFFLFASWGLFGSMPSFEDLENPDSNLATEVISSDGVVLGKYFQKNRSQLKYSDLPKNLVDALVATEDERFYQHSGIDGRGTLRAIASLGTSGGASTLTQQLAKQLFHGEGSKFLPFRIVQKAKEWIIAIRLERQYTKNEILAMYCNVYDFGNYSVGVSSAAQTYFSKTPKELTVDESAILVGMFKNSGLYNPVRNPQGVKNRRNVVLAQMEKSKMITKEQKLQFQALPITLNFKLESHREGIATYFREYLRDYMKKWVADNKKADGSDYDIYKDGLKIYTTIDSRMQAHAEEAVTAHMANLQEEFFIQSKGNKNAPFVNITEVETNRILKQAMKQSNRWNVLKGMDKTDEEIEASFYQEAKMTVFTWKGERDTIMKPIDSIRYYKHFLQAGLMAMEPQTGNIKAWVGGINYKYFQYDHVAQGARQVGSTFKPFVYATAIEQLNMSPCDTIIDAPFTIPVGRHHVTATWTPKNSDNRYRGMVTLKKALANSINTISAKLMDRVGPEAVVDLTHKLGVKSQIPLQPSIALGAVEITVEDMVAAYSTFANQGVYNKPQFLNRIEDKSGVVIYEPIPESHDVLNKDIAFAVIKLLEGVTEDGSGSRLRTTGGGGGSNRWTGYPYSFKNPIAGKTGTTQNQSDGWFMGMVPNLVTGVWVGCEDRSARFKSITYGQGATAALPVWGDFMKLCYNDPELKVSKEAFDRPPNLSIKVDCYVPRKVVDTTATIQNTDEFSF; from the coding sequence ATGGCTACTAAAAAAAATAACACAACCAATACAGATTACAAAAGGTATACTAGAACGTTTTGGAAATTCTTCTTTTACGGAATCGGTGGTATCGCTGCATTTTTCCTTTTTGCTTCGTGGGGATTGTTTGGCTCAATGCCTTCATTTGAAGACTTAGAGAATCCAGATTCTAACTTGGCTACCGAAGTCATCTCCTCTGATGGTGTGGTTTTAGGGAAATATTTTCAAAAAAATAGGTCGCAATTAAAATATTCCGATTTACCAAAAAACTTAGTAGATGCACTAGTAGCTACTGAAGATGAGCGTTTTTACCAACACTCTGGTATTGATGGTAGAGGAACTCTGAGAGCCATTGCAAGCTTAGGAACTAGCGGTGGAGCAAGTACGTTGACACAACAGTTGGCAAAACAATTGTTTCATGGTGAGGGTTCAAAATTTCTTCCTTTTCGAATAGTACAAAAAGCAAAAGAGTGGATAATTGCCATTCGATTAGAGAGACAATATACCAAAAACGAAATCTTAGCAATGTACTGCAACGTCTATGATTTTGGTAATTATTCGGTAGGAGTTAGCTCGGCAGCACAAACTTATTTTTCGAAAACTCCAAAGGAATTAACCGTTGATGAATCGGCAATTTTAGTCGGAATGTTCAAAAATTCAGGTTTATACAACCCTGTGCGTAATCCTCAAGGTGTAAAAAACCGTCGTAATGTTGTTTTGGCGCAAATGGAAAAATCCAAAATGATTACCAAGGAACAAAAATTACAATTCCAAGCACTACCAATTACTCTTAATTTTAAATTGGAGAGTCACCGTGAAGGAATTGCAACGTACTTTAGAGAGTACCTACGTGATTACATGAAAAAATGGGTCGCAGACAATAAAAAAGCAGATGGTAGCGATTACGACATCTACAAAGATGGTTTGAAGATCTATACCACTATTGACTCGAGAATGCAAGCACACGCTGAGGAGGCCGTAACTGCGCATATGGCTAACTTGCAGGAAGAATTTTTTATTCAGTCAAAAGGAAACAAAAACGCACCCTTTGTCAATATTACGGAAGTAGAAACCAATCGTATTTTGAAACAAGCCATGAAACAATCCAACCGTTGGAATGTGCTTAAAGGCATGGACAAAACAGATGAAGAAATTGAAGCATCTTTTTACCAAGAGGCCAAAATGACTGTATTTACTTGGAAAGGAGAAAGAGACACCATCATGAAACCTATTGATTCTATTCGTTATTACAAACACTTTTTGCAAGCTGGATTGATGGCTATGGAGCCACAAACCGGAAATATAAAAGCGTGGGTTGGTGGAATTAATTACAAATACTTTCAATACGATCACGTAGCACAAGGAGCAAGACAAGTAGGTTCTACTTTCAAACCTTTTGTATACGCTACTGCCATCGAACAATTGAATATGTCTCCTTGCGACACTATTATCGATGCGCCTTTTACCATTCCGGTTGGACGTCATCACGTTACTGCCACATGGACACCAAAAAACTCTGACAACAGATACCGCGGAATGGTCACTTTGAAAAAAGCATTAGCCAATTCGATCAATACTATCTCAGCCAAATTAATGGACCGTGTAGGACCAGAAGCAGTGGTTGATTTGACACACAAATTAGGAGTGAAATCTCAAATTCCGTTACAGCCATCGATTGCACTTGGAGCAGTAGAAATTACGGTGGAAGATATGGTTGCGGCCTACAGTACGTTCGCCAATCAAGGAGTATACAATAAACCACAGTTTTTGAATCGTATCGAAGATAAAAGTGGCGTAGTGATTTATGAACCAATTCCTGAATCGCATGATGTTTTGAACAAAGACATTGCTTTTGCAGTCATCAAATTATTAGAAGGAGTTACCGAAGATGGATCTGGATCTAGACTTCGTACTACAGGTGGAGGTGGCGGTTCCAACCGTTGGACTGGATATCCATATTCGTTCAAAAACCCAATTGCAGGTAAAACAGGAACAACTCAAAATCAATCTGATGGTTGGTTTATGGGAATGGTTCCCAACTTGGTAACGGGTGTTTGGGTAGGTTGCGAAGATCGTTCGGCTCGTTTCAAAAGCATAACCTACGGACAAGGAGCTACTGCTGCATTGCCTGTATGGGGAGATTTCATGAAATTGTGCTACAACGATCCTGAATTAAAAGTTTCGAAAGAAGCATTTGATCGTCCACCAAATTTATCAATAAAAGTGGATTGCTACGTACCTAGAAAAGTAGTAGACACCACCGCAACAATTCAAAATACTGACGAATTTTCATTTTAA
- a CDS encoding GNAT family N-acetyltransferase: MKSEIKIAITALEIASCWEAISILRPMLQQDQFISQIMAMQKEGYHLLYIQENEITVAIAGYRIYSMLYAGKMLYLDDLSTLENQRGKGLASHLLAKLEEIAVQENCVSIHLDSGPTRTVAHKLYFKEDYTISAFHFYKKM, translated from the coding sequence ATGAAATCAGAAATAAAAATAGCAATCACTGCATTAGAAATAGCTTCCTGTTGGGAAGCTATTTCTATTTTACGTCCTATGTTGCAACAAGATCAGTTTATAAGCCAAATTATGGCCATGCAAAAAGAAGGATATCACCTTTTGTACATTCAAGAGAATGAGATCACAGTTGCAATTGCCGGTTATCGCATCTATTCTATGCTCTACGCTGGAAAAATGTTGTACCTAGACGATCTTTCTACCTTAGAAAATCAAAGAGGAAAAGGTTTAGCTTCACATTTACTAGCAAAACTAGAAGAAATTGCCGTACAAGAAAACTGCGTTTCGATTCATTTAGACTCAGGCCCTACACGCACTGTTGCGCACAAACTCTACTTTAAAGAAGACTATACAATTAGTGCTTTTCACTTTTATAAAAAAATGTAA
- a CDS encoding CoA transferase subunit A — protein sequence MIKKNVNTVQEALVGIESGMTLLLGGFGLCGIPENAIAELVQKGPTQLTCVSNNAGVDDFGLGLLLHKKQIKKMISSYVGENAEFERQMLSGELDVELIPQGTLAERCRAAQAGIPAFYTPAGYGTEVAEGKETRDFNGKMHVLEHAFVADFAIVKAWKGDTAGNLIFKGTARNFNPVMAGAAKITIAEVEELVEAGTLDPNQIHIPGIFVQRIFQGEKYEKRIEQRTVRVK from the coding sequence ATGATTAAGAAAAACGTAAATACAGTTCAAGAGGCTCTTGTGGGAATCGAAAGTGGGATGACCTTACTTTTGGGTGGTTTCGGATTGTGCGGTATACCCGAAAATGCGATAGCCGAACTAGTTCAAAAAGGTCCTACTCAACTTACTTGCGTTTCCAATAACGCGGGTGTGGATGATTTTGGGCTTGGTTTACTATTACATAAAAAGCAAATCAAAAAAATGATTTCATCCTATGTGGGTGAAAATGCCGAATTTGAACGCCAGATGTTATCGGGAGAACTAGACGTAGAACTAATTCCGCAAGGTACATTGGCCGAACGTTGCCGTGCCGCCCAAGCAGGAATTCCAGCTTTTTACACACCTGCAGGCTATGGAACCGAAGTTGCAGAAGGAAAAGAAACCCGTGATTTTAACGGAAAAATGCATGTTTTGGAACACGCCTTTGTAGCCGATTTTGCTATTGTAAAAGCTTGGAAAGGAGATACTGCCGGCAACCTCATCTTTAAAGGGACAGCTCGAAACTTTAATCCTGTAATGGCTGGAGCCGCAAAAATCACTATTGCCGAGGTAGAAGAATTAGTAGAAGCAGGCACCTTAGACCCCAATCAAATTCATATTCCAGGGATATTTGTACAACGAATTTTTCAAGGAGAGAAATATGAAAAAAGAATTGAACAAAGAACGGTTAGAGTGAAATAG
- a CDS encoding 3-oxoacid CoA-transferase subunit B, which yields MLDKIGIAKRIAQELQDGYFVNLGIGIPTLVANYIPAGINVEIQSENGVLGMGPFPFEGEEDADIINAGKQTITTLAGASFFDSAMSFAMIRGKHVDLTVLGAMEVAENGDIANWKIPGKMVKGMGGAMDLVASAENIIVAMMHVNKAGESKILKKCTLPLTGVRCVKKIVTELAVMEITPNGIKLLERAPGVSIEHIIAATEAELIIDGEIPEMVID from the coding sequence ATGTTAGACAAAATCGGAATAGCAAAAAGAATAGCGCAAGAACTCCAAGATGGTTATTTTGTGAACCTAGGGATCGGTATTCCTACTCTAGTGGCAAACTATATACCTGCGGGAATAAATGTCGAAATACAAAGCGAAAATGGTGTTTTAGGCATGGGGCCTTTCCCTTTTGAGGGAGAAGAAGATGCTGATATTATCAATGCAGGAAAACAAACCATAACCACCTTAGCAGGCGCATCCTTCTTTGATTCTGCTATGAGTTTTGCTATGATTCGTGGTAAACACGTAGATTTAACTGTACTTGGCGCTATGGAAGTAGCCGAAAATGGAGATATCGCCAACTGGAAAATTCCAGGGAAAATGGTCAAAGGTATGGGTGGTGCCATGGATTTGGTCGCATCTGCCGAAAACATTATCGTGGCCATGATGCACGTGAACAAAGCAGGCGAATCAAAAATTCTGAAAAAATGCACACTCCCTTTAACTGGCGTTCGCTGTGTCAAAAAAATAGTGACCGAACTTGCCGTAATGGAAATTACCCCCAACGGAATTAAACTATTAGAAAGAGCTCCAGGAGTTTCAATTGAACATATTATCGCCGCGACCGAGGCCGAACTTATTATTGATGGTGAAATCCCAGAGATGGTAATTGACTAA